The Argopecten irradians isolate NY chromosome 4, Ai_NY, whole genome shotgun sequence genome has a window encoding:
- the LOC138322334 gene encoding uncharacterized protein, with the protein MSTPEISNKLKKSIDTLVAVRDPQQVDEIVRRLMDNDLFKTSLQTALGITDLKHHVSKLEDRIDDLEQYSRRNCLKFRGIPESKEEDTDQVIIKSCNETLGVMVESSDISRSHRVGKPNSNYPRDIIVRFISYRVRAFVYEKRFDLFNNRKLRNENGKITFFLNEALTKTRMDVFAKARYLKKQKLISGTWTQDGRIVVRGNDGQKSTVTTFSDLRAYLDPPPKTPTRPSKTQQNTS; encoded by the coding sequence ATGAGCACACCTGAAATCAGTAATAAACTAAAGAAAAGTATTGATACTCTTGTGGCTGTCCGGGACCCACAACAAGTGGATGAAATAGTCAGACGTTTGATGgataatgatttatttaaaacttCACTCCAAACGGCCCTCGGCATTACAGATCTTAAACACCATGTCAGTAAGCTAGAAGACAGGATTGATGACCTTGAACAATATTCAAGGCGTAACTGCCTCAAATTCCGAGGCATTCCTGAATCTAAGGAAGAGGATACCGACCAAGTGATAATAAAATCATGCAATGAGACTCTGGGTGTCATGGTTGAGTCCTCAGATATCAGCCGCTCCCACAGGGTGGGGAAGCCTAACTCAAATTACCCCCGGGATATAATTGTGCGCTTCATATCTTATAGAGTACGAGcctttgtttatgaaaaaagatTTGACCTTTTTAATAATCGAAAGCTCAGGAATGAAAATGGCAAAATCACCTTCTTCCTAAATGAAGCCCTCACAAAAACGAGAATGGATGTTTTTGCTAAGGCAAGATACTTGAAAAAGCAAAAGTTGATTTCTGGCACTTGGACCCAGGATGGTAGGATAGTTGTAAGAGGAAACGATGGCCAAAAATCTACAGTTACTACTTTTTCTGACCTTAGAGCCTACCTGGACCCTCCTCCAAAGACCCCCACCAGACCCAGCAAAACGCAGCAGAACACCAGTTAA